The nucleotide sequence GGTAATGAGCTCATTGACGTCCTTCTGGCTTAGCTCGTCCTTGTTCTTGGACAAAGAGGAGGATTTCAGCTCCTCAACGGCTTCGGAGATGAGATGGTGCCTGCTGCCGGTGAGAAGCATCTCTGGGTTGAAGTTGAGCAGGTGCGCCATGTAGTTGGATATTGCCACCGTGCACTTGATATGAAGCCGTAATGCCGGGTCCCTACTCttccgttcttcttcttcttcttgttctatttcccctctgcctcctcctcctcctcctcctccttcttcttcttgttcttctactgcttcttcttctgctgctgctgcttctgcttcTAGTCCTTCGACTTTttcttctgctcctcctcctccttctccttcttgttTACCACCATCATCGACCAATGCGGCACCGTCAATGCAGCGGAAGCAAAGATCGGAGGCCATGTGCCATAGGAGGACACTTCGGTCGAACGAGACGCTCAAGCTTTCTTTTATCTCCTCGCCACAGTGCCCTTGCAGCTCCTTACTGAGAGCCCAGTTGTGGGAATCCAAGATCCTGTAACTGGCAAGGTCACGGTCCTGTGCATCCACCAGATCTGCGATCACTGTCTGTGCCACCTTCTTGTACAGTTGACCAAGTTGAGGCCTGCAAGAAAGACATCCACCCTTGCAGTTGAAGCCCATGCGCCTGGCACACTTGTATATCCACCCGATGCTCTTGTCGCCCTCCCGAAGCGCCGCGTCGACGAGGTTATAGCCGGGTACCGTCTCGCACAAGGCTGGGACCTTTGTCATGGACATGAGCCGGTACAGCAGCTGCCGGATGAACACCGCCAGGACATCCAGCGCCGCGGTGAGGCACAGGATGATGTAGGTTATCTTCACGTCGGCGCGCCGATACGGTTGCTTGTCGCTCGCTGCAAACAGCGCCAGGGCGGCCATGTGCAGGACAGGGACCACCAACAGATGATAGAGCAGGTAGAGAGGAGTGACAACCACGGTAGCTCTGGTGTAGATGAAGGCGAATGCACTGCGCAACCAGCGCGGCAAGGCCTTCTCGGCGACGGGTAGAGGCGGCAGaacatcctccaccttgccggcttTGTTTCGTGACACCAGATCCTTGGCAGCAGCTAGCAGTGACATGTCCGAAAGTACCATCAAGACTTTGTCTGCCTCCGTCAGGGCCACCACCGGTGGTTTTTGCTCCTTCTTCCCGCCGGccccttcttccccgccgccgacactGCTTTGTGTGGGCATCCCGGTGAAGCAATTGCTCTCCTCGAACAAGAAGAACTTGTTGACGCGCTTCCTCCACTTGGAAGGCTTCTTGGCCCTGTTGAGGGCCAACGGCTTCTCGCTGAAGCTGAGGACGCCGACGACGAAGAGAAGGACTGCGGCCGCCAACAGCTTCCAGTCACTGGAGCTTCGCCATGACTTGCAGAAGGCGTAGAGGGCGACTGCGACCTGGGACACCAAGGTCACGGTGTGCCTCGTCCACAGCTCGTTGTCCTCGATCTCGTAGCCGGTCATCTCCTGCTGGCCGCCGAGATGGATGAGGAGGATGGGAGCCCACAGGACCTCCAGGACGCCCGACTGCTCGACGCCGCCGCAGTTGCTGCCCCTGGCGTGGCGGTTGAAGAGGGTGGCGAGTGCGTAGATGGCCAGCGCGTCGCTGGAGATGTAGGCCAGCCAGATGCACGTCCTGAAGACGCGCGGGATGGTGTACTTGCGCATGGGCGCAGCCAACAGGAGGAACCACTGGAGGCCCAGGCTGCCTAGCACCAGGATGCGCAGCTGCCAATCGTCCCACCATCCCACAACGCTCCAGATATCAGACatatctctgtgtgtgtgtgtgtgtgtgtgttttaccaCTCCAATCACTTGAGGTACGTACTGGATTCAGGGCACTGAAACAAGAGTGTAGCTAGTTTCAAGGGTTGGCATTCCATCTTATTTGCGTCGCGCATACATGCATGCATCttgtcaaagccaaaagaaaaaggTTAAAGGGAATGCTACGTAGAGTAAAACATAAAGTCGACCCAGGTGCCATGATACATGTGATACTGTGGATACAGAGTGTGATACTGTGCCATGATACTCCCGGCCCCTTTGCGTGTCCACGGTCATATTCTACGGCCACGATACATGTGATACTGTAGATACGCTGTAGAAACAAGGCTGCAGCCTGGGGAGTGGCTTTGCGTGTTACGTTATATTCGAAGCCCACACGCGCGTTAGCTAGAGATGATGCATGTGCGCTCATCTTCACTTTATTGATTCGGACATTGCATGTACTTGCATTGCACCTTATTGTGCCGATAACTATACTGACTACTATCACTTGAAAGTGCACTCGGTAATTAACATTTGATCTGAACAGATAAAATAGTTCCGCCTCCTTAGAAATCAATTATTTCCAAGCCTTGTCGAGTGTCTTCTTAACACTCCACTTTTTATAATGGAAAAGGGAAAAAAAGTAAAATAAGCGGGAAAAGACACATAAAACTGATCAAAACGGCTCCTTAAAACCCGCACAAAAAAATGTtccaaaaaccaaaagaaaaattgCCCCCGCCCTTGACTTTACGGCGCTGCAAGCACAACAAGAAAAACCAAAGATAAACGGCTCCCCCTTCTCTTCAATGAGCGCCAGAATTTCACCTGGTGCCACCTCAGCCGTACTAGCAACATTGGTACCATCACCATCCATATGCAGCCTCTTCCTCACCGTTGAGCCAACGTTTATGAGTCCTGCCTCATTTTTGTTCCGGCTAGTAACTGCATCAATATGCTCCTTCATAGTGCACATCCCAGCCTGATTCATCACATCAACAGGTTTACCACGGCCCACCAATGATCCTCCCGGAGCCCTTGCGAACTGATGCTCACGTGGTCTGTTTAGCGCATCTGCATATAGCCAGGGACCAATTTTTTTTGCTCTTTTCATCA is from Triticum aestivum cultivar Chinese Spring chromosome 3A, IWGSC CS RefSeq v2.1, whole genome shotgun sequence and encodes:
- the LOC123057530 gene encoding uncharacterized protein translates to MSDIWSVVGWWDDWQLRILVLGSLGLQWFLLLAAPMRKYTIPRVFRTCIWLAYISSDALAIYALATLFNRHARGSNCGGVEQSGVLEVLWAPILLIHLGGQQEMTGYEIEDNELWTRHTVTLVSQVAVALYAFCKSWRSSSDWKLLAAAVLLFVVGVLSFSEKPLALNRAKKPSKWRKRVNKFFLFEESNCFTGMPTQSSVGGGEEGAGGKKEQKPPVVALTEADKVLMVLSDMSLLAAAKDLVSRNKAGKVEDVLPPLPVAEKALPRWLRSAFAFIYTRATVVVTPLYLLYHLLVVPVLHMAALALFAASDKQPYRRADVKITYIILCLTAALDVLAVFIRQLLYRLMSMTKVPALCETVPGYNLVDAALREGDKSIGWIYKCARRMGFNCKGGCLSCRPQLGQLYKKVAQTVIADLVDAQDRDLASYRILDSHNWALSKELQGHCGEEIKESLSVSFDRSVLLWHMASDLCFRCIDGAALVDDGGKQEGEGGGGAEEKVEGLEAEAAAAEEEAVEEQEEEGGGGGGGGRGEIEQEEEEERKSRDPALRLHIKCTVAISNYMAHLLNFNPEMLLTGSRHHLISEAVEELKSSSLSKNKDELSQKDVNELITGILDRDTSSSTSQEVFHILEACKLAKELLEIRDPTARWMLMYRVWLGMLCYSASMCRGYLHAKSLGEGGEFLSFVWLVLSLKGAKSLADKLQMPPEASDTAKSNAPPPVT